One Trichoderma asperellum chromosome 5, complete sequence genomic region harbors:
- a CDS encoding uncharacterized protein (EggNog:ENOG41): MAITWQPPSNYRNRPVAVLGAGVLGRRIACIWASAGYDVRMRDPSAQQRSDGIAYVEENVAAYAQKTGKTPGKTQAFENIPEAVANAWLVIEAVPEKIQLKIDTFAELDALTPADCILASNSSSYKSSEMIEKVSAARKTQILNMHYYMPPMCMIVELMTDGFTTQDIFPFMVERSKEAATLPFVARKESTGFIFNRLWAAIKRETLTILAEGVSVPEEIDSLWTEMFINGGATPCKLMDSVGLDTVAFIESHYVAERGLSPEKTVDFLQKNYLDHGKLGAKCAKGGFYPSSEVKPTTTNAHLSEPKIVVLDVGLAADVLDISSGGQILQIGQDGKIQKVLVDKTSMPDGIYIDRENGRMFWTCMGVMGDNDGAVYSANIDGTDIRTVVSPGSINTPKQLTIDRESEKIYFSDREGLSVFRCNFDGSDLELLIKTGDSENPEDKGDHTKWCVGIAVAPKLGKFYWTQKGPSKGNKGRIFSANIATPAGQSAQTRDDIVCLLNGLPEPIDLEMDEETNTLYWTDRGEMPFGNSLNKVQLDEAGLLEKSVSPRGYEILTKHLKEAIGLKLDTKNGRIYIADLGGNIYQCDFNGGNKKVIHSDEYRAFTGIGLL, encoded by the exons ATGGCCATCACGTGGCAGCCTCCTTCAAATTACAGAAACAGACCTGTCGCAGTCTTGGGCGCTGGAGTTCTGGGGCGTAGAATAG CTTGTATTTGGGCATCGGCAGGATATGATGTGCGGATGCGAGACCCCAGTGCACAGCAGCGAAGCGACGGCATCGCCTACGTCGAAGAAAATGTAGCCGCATACGCTCAGAAGACTGGAAAGACGCCAGGCAAGACCCAGGCGTTCGAGAATATACCGGAAGCTGTTGCGAATGCTTGGCTTGTCATAGAAGCTGTTCCAGAAAAAATTCAGCTGAAGATTGATACCTTTGCTGAGCTGGACGCTCTTACACCAGCGGACTGCATCCTGGCCTCGAATTCATCCTCATACAAGTCTTCTGAAATGATTGAGAAGGTCTCCGCTGCCAGGAAGACTCAAATCTTGAATATGCATTACTATATGCCTCCAATGTGTATGATCGTGGAACTCATGACGGACGGTTTCACAACGCAAGATATTTTCCCATTCATGGTTGAGCGGTCAAAGGAGGCCGCAACTTTGCCGTTTGTTGCGAGAAAAGAGTCAACCGGCTTCATTTTTAACCGCCTTTGGGCCGCTATTAAGCGCGAAACTTTGACTATTTTAGCTGAAGGAGTTTCAGTTCCAGAGGAAATCGACTCCCTATGGACAGAAATGTTCATAAATGGCGGCGCAACACCCTGCAAGTTGATGGATA GCGTCGGCCTTGATACAGTAGCTTTTATCGAAAGCCACTACGTTGCAGAGCGTGGATTGTCTCCTGAGAAGACTGTCGACTTTTTGCAAAAGAATTACTTGGACCACGGTAAACTGGGAGCTAAATGCGCCAAAGGCGGTTTTTACCCTTCGTCAGAGGTCAagcccaccaccaccaatgcCCACTTGAGCGAACCCAAAATTGTTGTCTTGGATGTCGGCCTGGCCGCTGATGTGCTAGACATAAGCTCAGGAGGCCAAATCCTTCAAATAGGCCAAGATGGAAAGATTCAAAAAGTTCTAGTCGACAAAACGTCAATGCCCGATGGCATTTATATAGACCGTGAAAATGGCCGTATGTTCTGGACTTGTATGGGTGTTATGGGAGATAATGACGGCGCTGTCTACTCTGCAAACATTGATGGTACCGATATCCGTACCGTCGTTTCTCCTGGTTCTATCAACACTCCCAAACAGCTGACTATTGACCGTGAGTCGGAAAAAATCTACTTCTCTGATCGTGAGGGCCTCTCGGTTTTCCGATGCAACTTCGATGGTTCCGATCTAGAACTCTTGATCAAGACTGGAGACTCTGAGAATCCAGAGGATAAGGGGGACCATACCAAGTGGTGCGTTGGTATCGCTGTGGCTCCTAAACTGGGTAAATTCTATTGGACTCAGAAAGGACCCTCCAAGGGCAACAAAGGTCGCATTTTCTCGGCCAATATAGCAACTCCCGCAGGTCAGTCTGCCCAAACAAGAGATGATATTGTGTGTCTCTTGAACGGTCTTCCTGAGCCAATTGActtggagatggatgaagaGACGAATACCCTCTATTGGACTGATCGTGGTGAAATGCCCTTTGGAAATTCCTTGAACAAGGTCCAATTGGATGAAGCGGGACTTTTGGAGAAATCTGTTTCTCCCAGGGGATATGAAATCCTCACAAAACATCTTAAGGAGGCAATTGGCCTCAAACTAGACACCAAAAATGGTCGCATCTACATTGCTGATCTGGGCGGTAACATTTACCAGTGCGATTTCAATGGTGGTAATAAGAAGGTGATTCATTCTGATGAATACCGAGCCTTCACTGGCATTGGTCTCTTGTAG